AGCAGGAAGGCGGCCGGGTCACCGTGAACCAGGACGGCGCCCTCAACGAGCTCGTGGTGGACCAGAGTTTCGGCAGCAACAACACGGCCAGCATGCTCCAGGAAGGCGACACCAACGCCGCCTGGGCCGACCAGTTCGAATCCACCAACTCCGTGAGCACGGTCAACCAGGTGGGCAATTCCAACCTCAGCCTGACCTACCAGTCCGGCGACGCACTGGACCTGACCGTCAACCAGACTGGCGACGGCAACACCGTCTTCGCCAGCAACTGGCAAGGCGACCAGGCAGGCGGCCAGTTCGGCACCGACCAGGTCGCGGTGCTGGACCAGAACGGCAGCGGCAACACCGCCAACTTCACCCAGGAAGGCAACTACAACGAGCTGTACTTCGAGCAGGTCGGCAATGACAACAGCCTGGTGGTCGCCCAGCGTGATGGTGGCAACCTCGCCGAGGGCACCAGCGAAGGCGACGGCAACAGCGTCGAGGTCGACCAGTCCGGCAGCGACAACCTGAGCCAGACCTTCCAGAGCAGCGGCGGCGGCAACTTCGCCAGCGTCACCCAGGCGGACATGAACAACATGGCGCTGGTCAACCAGGCAGGCTTCGACAACATCGCCACCGTCACCCAGAGCGGACTCAACATGACCGCCACCCTGAACCAGACCGGCACCGGCAACTCCGCCACCGTCACCCAGCAATGACCCCCGCAACCGCCGCCCATGCCGGGCGGCGGTCCCCTCCCCATGCTCCTCGCCGCCCTGCTGGCCAGCGCCAGCCTCCAGCTCAGCTCCCAAGGCCCCGGCCAGGCCAGCCTGCGCCTGTGCTTCGACCGCCCCGACGCACCGATCCGCTACGAACTCCTGGTCACCACCCAAGGTCCCGCCGGCCGCAGCCGCAGCCGCCACCAGGGCACCGCCGACCGTCCCTGCCCCGTGCGGAACGACCTCCGCTTGCCCGCCTCCACCCAAGTGGACGCGAGGCTGGTCTGGTGGCTGGACGGTGTGGAACAGGCGCCGGTGGAAAGGCGCGTGATCATCGAGTGATGCCCTGCGAACGTTGATCAGCGGGCTCCGGCGGCAGCCCTCACCCCAGCCCTCTCCCGAAGGGAGAGGGGGCTGTCCGCACGGGGGCTGGGCCTCGCGTTCTTCTTACCGCTGGGAGAGAAGGGAGAGCGGGTTATCCACACAAGAGCTGGGCCTCGCGTCACCCCTCTCCCACCGGGAGAGGGGCCGGGGGTGAGGGAAGCCGGGCCGGCACTCGGACCTCATCGGGCTCATTCGATCGACGCCTGGGCCCCCAGGTATTTCTTCAGCGAAGTCTGGTCCACCGGCTCGCCACCGGACACCTGCCACAGGCGAGCTCAACCCCTAGGGCGGACTACTACTCCCGAAGGGAGAGGGGGTTATCCACACAAGGGCTGGGCCTCGCGTCACCCCTCTCCCACTGGGAGAGGGGCCGGGGGTGAGGGAAGCCGGGCCGACACTCGGACCTCATCGGGCTCATTCGATCGACGCCTGGGCCCCCAGGTATTTCTTCAGCGAGGTCTGGTCCACCGGCTCGCCACCGGACACCTGCCACAGGCGCCGCTCAACCCCCTGGGCGATCAGGTGGGCCACGGCGGCCTCGATGGCGGAGAGGACGCAGAGCTGCGCCGGTTCGTTGGTGGTGTAGCCCGCCTCGGCCTCCAGCAGCTCCTTGAACTCGATGAACTTGAACACGCTGGCGCTCTTGCCCACGGAGTAGATGGTCTTGGTGGTCATCACATTGGCCAGCACCATGCCGCTGCGCACATCCACCGCCCGCAGGTTCACCGAGACCTGGTCCACCCGGTATTCGTGGGACGCGCCGATGCCCAGGTAACGGGCCCCTTCGCCGCCGCTGCGCACGTTGGTGTCGTAGGCGATGATGCCGCCCTCCAGCAGCAGGTTGGCGGCCTGCAGGGGCGGCAGCTGGGACTGGATATTGGCCGGGGTGTTGGGCTTGTTCTGCGAGGCGCGGATGATCTTGCGCTCGGTGAGCACGTTCTGCAGGCCCTCGCGCTCCAGCACCATGAACCAGCCGCTGGCCTGCAGGGCGTCCACCAGCATGCTGCCGGCGCCCTGGGTCACGCTGGTGGAGAAGGAACTGGCCGGCGTCGGCTTGTACTGGCCGGTCTGGTCGCGGAAGCCGTACACCGCCGCCACCAGGCGCCCCTTGGGCCGGGGCAGGTTGAGCAGGTCGTAGTAAGTGGACGCCCGCGGCGTCAGGGTGGGGATCTCGCCTTCGGTCTCCGCCGGCATCGGCTCGCGTACGCCGCACCCCTGCAGGGAGGCCAGCATCGCAACCAGCATCAGCACTCTGTTCGGGCTCATGGCATCCACTCCTGGACCTCAGTTGGGCAGCAGGCCGTCGACTATGACCTCGGACACTTCGCCGGTGGCGCGGTCGGTGATCATGATGGTCAGCTGACCACCGTCGTCGATCATGTTGATGATGAAGGCGTCGGTGGTGAGGCTGCCGGTGTTGCCCTCCTCGATATTGGTCAGCAACTGCGACAGCAGGCGCGACTCCAGGGTGCTGGTGAAGCGTTGCAGCGCGCTTTGCCGGCTGGCGCTGGAGCCGCTGCCGCCATCGTCGTGGTCGTTCTGCGCCTGGGCGTTGTTCAGCAGCCAGGTGCCGTTCAGCGGGTTGCCGCCGAAGGACGGGTTGACCGGGGTGTAGACCAGCTCCGTGGCCGGGGCCGAAACGGACAGGCCGCACAGGAGGCAGTACCCGGCAAGGCGGTTCTTGTTCATAGCTCGTCCCTCTCCAGATCGTGGGTGTCTTGCAGGAGGCGCTGCAGCTTCTGCTGGGCGATGGCCTCCAGCACCAGGTCCGCCGCCGCGTAGGCGGTGGGTTTCAGTTCGGATGTGTTGGGCGGCAGGAACTGGCGGTAGAGCAGGCGCTGCTCGTACTCCACCCAGACCAGGCTGCCCCAGCGGGCGTCGGGGCGCTCGCGGACCACCAGGTTGAAATCCAGCTTGCTGGTGTCCCGCAGGCGTTCGCTGAAGGCGCGGTAGAACTCGTGGCCGATGTGGGACACCGTGTGGTCAACGATGAACCCCATGATCTCCTCCTCCTCGGCCCGCGCCGCGCCGGACAGGCATGCGATCAGCAGCAGCGTCAGGGCGAGGCGCCGGGTCATGGCGTGGTCCTCCCCGGCGTGCCCTCCATGAAGGCCTTCTCGGCGACGAAGCGCCAGTCGGCGTAGCTGCGCAGGCCCTCGAACTCCACCCACTCGGCGGGGAAGCGCGCCTGTTTCAGCGGCGCCTGCCGCGAGGGGCTGTAGACCCCGGCGATGCGGCCGTCGAAGGCCCGTACCAGGCCCCAGTCGGTGCGGCCGGTGATGGGGTCGGGGTAGAGCCGGCGCAGGTGCTGGCGGGGCGAGGGGAAGCGGTTGTCCTCCAGCAGGTCCTCGAGGCTGGCCGGGTACTGGGCGACGCCGGGGGAGGCGCGGTAGTAGCTGCGCAGGGCCTGGGCGTACTGGTTGCCGACCCAGAGCAGGTCGCGCTCCCGGGCCCGCTGGCTGGTGGTGGACCAGAGCTGGCCGGCGCCGGCCAGTGCCATCCCCATCAGCATGACGAGGAAGAGCACGCCGAGGTAGGTAAAGCCCCGCTCACCAGTCCGCATAGAGGCTCCCGTCCCGCGCCCGTCCGGGGGCGCCACTCTTCACGTCGAACACGGTGCCGGGCGCGCCGTCCGGCGGTGGCAGCACCTGCCAGAGGTCGCTGCGCTCGGTCATGGGGTCCACCGGCAGGGCCCGCAGGTAGCGCCGGGCCACCAGTTCTTCGAGGGAATCGGGGTAGCGGCCGGTGTCGCCGTAGTACTGGTCCAGGGACTCGCGCATCACCGCCAGGCTGTTGCGCAGGGTGGTCTCCCTGGAGTGTTCAAAGCTGGAGAAATAGCGTGGCACGGCGATGGTCATGAGGGTGGCGATGATGGCCATGACCACCAGCAGTTCAATGAGCGTGAAGCCTCTCTGGCGCATCTTCACCACTCCCGGTAGGGCGTGCCGTCGAGGCCATTGCCCCGGGCCTGGGAATGGACGTCGAAGACGTCGCTGCCGGGGCGCGGGTCGTTGGCCGGGCTGCCGTAGGCGCGCAGGCCCCAGGTTTCCGCCGGTTCCAGGCGGGCGTCGGCGAAGGGGTCGCGGGGGATGCGGCGGAGGAAGTAGAGGCGCTCGCCCTTGGCGCTGCGCACGTCACGCACGCCGTCCACCAGCACCTGCAGCGACGCCGGGTAGCCGGAGCCGGCGGCGGACTTCTCGATGTGCCCGGCATCGGCGGCCAGCTTGTAGGCGTCGATGGCATCGCGGATCTGGTACAGGGCGGCCTTGAGTTCCTGCTCCTTGCCCCGGCGGATGACGGTTTCCGCCAGCGGCGCGGCCATGCTCGCCAGCAGGCCGAGGATGGCCATGGCGATCACCAGCTCGATCAGCGAGAAGGCGGCCTGGCGCTGCATGGCTCAGGGCCTCCCGCCGAGGGGGTCGGGGCTGGCCACCACCGCCGGGGCATCGGGCAGGGTCACGCCCAGGGCTTCCACCGGGGTGCGCACCGTCGGCACCCGCATGCTGCTCTCGGTGCCGGAGGGGAACTCCATGTCGTAGGGGCTCTGATAGGGCAGGTTGCGGACGATGCGGGGGGTGATGGACAGCACCAGCTCGGACTTGCCGATGGTGTCCTTGTTGCTGCCGAACAGCCGGCCCAGGCCGGGAATGTCGCCGAGGCCGGGGATCTTGTTGCCGGCGTTGGCCTGGTCGTTGCGCACCAGGCCGGCCAGCACCTGGGTCTCGCCATCACGCAGGCGCAGGGTGGTCTGGGCGTTGCGGGTGTCCACCTGGACCGGGATGGTGCCCTGCTGGGTGGGCGCCAGCGGCGTGGCGTTGCTCACCTCCAGGGCGATCTTGATGGCCACCTCGTTGTTCAGGTGGACGGTGGGCTGCACCTCCAGCTTCAGGCCCACGTCCAGGTAGGTGATGCTCTCGGTGATCACAGGGCCCTGGGTCGAGGGCACCGAGGTGGCGCTGACCACCGGCACCCGCTGGCCGATATGCACCCGCGCCTGCTCGCGGTTGCTGACGCGGATCACCGGGCTGGCCAGGGTGTTCACGTCGTTGTCCTGGGCGTTGATCTTCAGCTGCGGCGACGGCGAGATGCTGATGCGGTCGGAGCTGATGCCCTTGAGCTGGTCGAGGATGCTCACCGGCTGGCCGGCGTCGTTGAGCACGCCGAAGGTGTTGGGCCATTGCAGGCCGAGGTCGAGGATGCGCTGGCGGGACACTTCCATCACCTCCACTTCCAGCACCACCTCGGGGTTGGACTGGTCCTGGGCCTGGAACAGCTTCTCGGCCATGCGCACCGCGTCGGGCGTATCGCGCATGGTCAGGGTGTTGAGGCGCTCGTCGATGAACACGTCGCGGGTCTTGAGCAGGGTCTTGACCAGGTTCATCGCGGTCGCCGCGTCGGTGTTGGTGAGGTAGAAGGTGCGCATCACCAGGTCCTGGTAGTCCTTCAGCTTCTGCGGCGAGTCCGGGTAGATGACGATGGTGTTGTCGTTCACCACCCGCTGGTGCAGCTGGTTCTGCTGCAGCAGGAGCCCCACGGCGTCCTCGATGGGCACCTCGCGGACGAAGATGGTGGCCTTCAGGTCCGGGCGCACATCCTTGTCGAAGATGAAGTTGAGGCCCGAGGTCTGCGCCAGCACCTCGAAGATCACCTTGAGGTTGGCATCGCGGAATTCCAGGGTCACCGGCCGGTCCAGGCGCGAGCGCAGCTGCGGGTAGGGCACGGCGGCGCGGGCCTGGACCATTTCGATGCTGCGCTGCAGTTCCCGCGCGCCTTCGTGCTGCGGGTCGAGGGCGAAGATGCCGCGCGCCTGCCGCGAGGCGCCGACGACATCGCCCCGGCGCAGGTCGGTCTGGCCCTGGCGCAGCATGTCCTGGATGTTGCGCTGCTGCTCGATCAGGTGCAGGCCGTCGAGGGCGCGCTGGTTGTGCGCCTCGATGCGCAGTACCCGCTGATAGCCCAGGTTGGCGGTGGCGAAATCACGCTGGCTGCGGGCGAGATCGGCGTTGCTCAGCAGGGCCTTCACCGCCCGTTCGCGCTGGGTGGTCAGGGCCATCTGCGCGCCGACGTCACGAGGGGCGTCGCGGGCGGCCTGTTCGAGCTTGGCCAGGCCCTCCTCGAACTGGCCGGCGTCGATCAGGTCCAGCCCCTCGCGCTGGGCCAGGTTGGTGGCGCAACCGGCCAGCAGCACCAGGGCGAGACACGCGGCCAAGCGGTTCATTTCGACCTCCCGACCGTCAGCGTCTGGGCCTTGTCCAGGGGCAGGTAGACCAGGGTCATGCGCTCGGGCTCGATGCGCCGGACCTGGTAGGTATCGCCGATCAGGTCGCCCTCGCGCACCACCAGCACCTCCTCGCCGCGCAACAGGAAGACCTGCTGCTGAAGCCGGTCGTCCATGCGCCCGATGAACCGGAAAGGCAGCGGCGGGGCCGTGGGCTTCGGCGCCGGGGGCGGCGCCTGGTCGGCCACCGGCGGGGGCGGCGGCGGGGCCACGAACCAGCTCTGGGACGCGAACAGGTCGGCGGCGGGCACCAGGGCCGGGGGGGCTTCCGGGGATTCGCCGGCCGCCGGCGCCGAAGGCGCGTCGAGGCGCGGGGCGGCGGCCGGGGCCTGGCTGTGGGGCATGGCCCGGGGTTCGGCGCGCTCGCCGAGGAATTCGGGAACCACCGCCAGGGCGGCGGCCGAGCCGAGGAATGCCAACCAGAACAGACGGCGTGCCAT
This genomic window from Pseudomonas furukawaii contains:
- a CDS encoding type II secretion system protein, translated to MRTGERGFTYLGVLFLVMLMGMALAGAGQLWSTTSQRARERDLLWVGNQYAQALRSYYRASPGVAQYPASLEDLLEDNRFPSPRQHLRRLYPDPITGRTDWGLVRAFDGRIAGVYSPSRQAPLKQARFPAEWVEFEGLRSYADWRFVAEKAFMEGTPGRTTP
- a CDS encoding CsgG/HfaB family protein, which encodes MSPNRVLMLVAMLASLQGCGVREPMPAETEGEIPTLTPRASTYYDLLNLPRPKGRLVAAVYGFRDQTGQYKPTPASSFSTSVTQGAGSMLVDALQASGWFMVLEREGLQNVLTERKIIRASQNKPNTPANIQSQLPPLQAANLLLEGGIIAYDTNVRSGGEGARYLGIGASHEYRVDQVSVNLRAVDVRSGMVLANVMTTKTIYSVGKSASVFKFIEFKELLEAEAGYTTNEPAQLCVLSAIEAAVAHLIAQGVERRLWQVSGGEPVDQTSLKKYLGAQASIE
- a CDS encoding type II secretion system protein translates to MRQRGFTLIELLVVMAIIATLMTIAVPRYFSSFEHSRETTLRNSLAVMRESLDQYYGDTGRYPDSLEELVARRYLRALPVDPMTERSDLWQVLPPPDGAPGTVFDVKSGAPGRARDGSLYADW
- the csgE gene encoding curli production assembly/transport protein CsgE; translated protein: MTRRLALTLLLIACLSGAARAEEEEIMGFIVDHTVSHIGHEFYRAFSERLRDTSKLDFNLVVRERPDARWGSLVWVEYEQRLLYRQFLPPNTSELKPTAYAAADLVLEAIAQQKLQRLLQDTHDLERDEL
- a CDS encoding curli assembly protein CsgF, producing the protein MNKNRLAGYCLLCGLSVSAPATELVYTPVNPSFGGNPLNGTWLLNNAQAQNDHDDGGSGSSASRQSALQRFTSTLESRLLSQLLTNIEEGNTGSLTTDAFIINMIDDGGQLTIMITDRATGEVSEVIVDGLLPN
- a CDS encoding type II secretion system protein GspD — encoded protein: MNRLAACLALVLLAGCATNLAQREGLDLIDAGQFEEGLAKLEQAARDAPRDVGAQMALTTQRERAVKALLSNADLARSQRDFATANLGYQRVLRIEAHNQRALDGLHLIEQQRNIQDMLRQGQTDLRRGDVVGASRQARGIFALDPQHEGARELQRSIEMVQARAAVPYPQLRSRLDRPVTLEFRDANLKVIFEVLAQTSGLNFIFDKDVRPDLKATIFVREVPIEDAVGLLLQQNQLHQRVVNDNTIVIYPDSPQKLKDYQDLVMRTFYLTNTDAATAMNLVKTLLKTRDVFIDERLNTLTMRDTPDAVRMAEKLFQAQDQSNPEVVLEVEVMEVSRQRILDLGLQWPNTFGVLNDAGQPVSILDQLKGISSDRISISPSPQLKINAQDNDVNTLASPVIRVSNREQARVHIGQRVPVVSATSVPSTQGPVITESITYLDVGLKLEVQPTVHLNNEVAIKIALEVSNATPLAPTQQGTIPVQVDTRNAQTTLRLRDGETQVLAGLVRNDQANAGNKIPGLGDIPGLGRLFGSNKDTIGKSELVLSITPRIVRNLPYQSPYDMEFPSGTESSMRVPTVRTPVEALGVTLPDAPAVVASPDPLGGRP
- a CDS encoding type II secretion system protein, yielding MQRQAAFSLIELVIAMAILGLLASMAAPLAETVIRRGKEQELKAALYQIRDAIDAYKLAADAGHIEKSAAGSGYPASLQVLVDGVRDVRSAKGERLYFLRRIPRDPFADARLEPAETWGLRAYGSPANDPRPGSDVFDVHSQARGNGLDGTPYREW